The following are encoded in a window of Candidatus Anaeroferrophillus wilburensis genomic DNA:
- a CDS encoding sigma-70 family RNA polymerase sigma factor, whose product MTSPSTALDLLADPDLIIRIAAGDHQAFTMLVNRHAEHYYRLAWRLLHHGENAADIVQEAFLRLWQHPERYDGHRGSSFTTWFYRVVVNLCIDQQRKKKPEALEESYQPIAAGVNPEKLVAERQCHDCLAMMIQTLPVRQKAAMTLCFYEELSNQEAADIMGISLKALQSLLVRAKNALRQQYVAPEGGMGDHDEC is encoded by the coding sequence ATGACTTCTCCCAGTACAGCTCTGGATTTGCTGGCTGATCCTGATTTGATTATCCGGATTGCTGCAGGGGATCACCAGGCTTTTACGATGCTGGTCAACCGGCACGCTGAGCATTACTACCGTCTTGCCTGGCGTCTGCTCCACCATGGGGAAAATGCGGCGGATATTGTTCAGGAAGCATTTTTGCGTTTGTGGCAGCATCCTGAACGTTATGACGGGCATCGGGGGAGTAGTTTCACCACCTGGTTTTACCGGGTGGTGGTCAACCTCTGCATTGATCAGCAGCGAAAAAAAAAGCCGGAAGCTCTGGAGGAAAGTTATCAACCAATTGCCGCCGGTGTCAACCCTGAGAAGCTGGTGGCGGAGCGTCAGTGCCATGATTGCCTGGCGATGATGATCCAGACGTTGCCAGTCCGACAGAAAGCGGCCATGACCCTTTGTTTTTACGAAGAATTGAGTAATCAGGAGGCCGCTGATATTATGGGAATATCATTGAAAGCCCTTCAGTCTTTGCTGGTCCGGGCAAAAAACGCATTGAGACAACAGTATGTAGCGCCAGAAGGAGGTATGGGAGACCATGATGAATGCTGA
- a CDS encoding amidophosphoribosyltransferase — MGGMFGLASEEDCVTELFYGTDYHSHLGTKRGGMSVCNSHGIQRSIHNLENNYFRTKFESELTSFEGRKGIGVISDTDPQPLIIGSHLGNFGIATVGKINNLDALVRKAFANRHYFSDTTNGVMNPTEVAAKLICEEDSFADGIRNAQGSIKGSCSMLLLTEKGIYAARDKLGRTPLVIGRRENAIAVSSESCAFTNLGFETDHFLGPGETVFITADGWEQLLPPGPQMQICSFLWVYFGYPASEYEGINVECVRNNCGACLASNDNVIVDLVAGIPDSGIGPAIGYADARKIPFRRPFVKYTPTWPRSFMPQDQSLRDLVARMKLIPVRKLIDGKRLLFCDDSIVRGTQLKDNVNILFDYGAREVHMRPSCPTLIFPCEYLNFSASRSTLDLVGRSVIKELEGAEDKHLDDYAAAGSEKNLAMIELIRQRLHLTSLKYQRLDDLVQAIGLPKEQLCTHCWDGSSYD; from the coding sequence ATGGGAGGCATGTTTGGCCTGGCTTCTGAAGAAGATTGTGTAACCGAACTGTTTTACGGCACCGATTACCACTCTCACCTGGGGACCAAACGCGGCGGGATGAGCGTCTGCAACTCCCATGGCATTCAGCGTTCTATCCACAATCTCGAGAACAACTATTTCCGCACCAAGTTCGAGTCAGAATTGACTTCCTTTGAAGGCAGAAAAGGGATCGGGGTCATCAGCGACACTGATCCCCAGCCGCTGATTATCGGCTCCCATCTGGGAAACTTCGGGATTGCCACCGTCGGCAAGATCAATAACCTTGACGCCTTGGTCCGCAAAGCTTTCGCCAACCGGCATTACTTTTCCGACACCACCAACGGCGTCATGAACCCAACGGAGGTGGCAGCCAAGCTGATCTGTGAGGAGGATAGCTTTGCCGACGGCATCCGCAATGCTCAGGGGTCCATCAAGGGATCATGTTCCATGCTGTTGCTGACCGAAAAAGGCATCTATGCCGCTCGCGACAAGCTGGGACGCACACCACTGGTCATCGGCCGCCGGGAGAATGCGATTGCCGTCAGTTCCGAATCCTGCGCATTTACCAACCTGGGTTTTGAAACCGACCATTTTCTCGGCCCCGGTGAAACCGTATTTATCACTGCCGACGGCTGGGAACAGCTGCTGCCTCCGGGCCCGCAGATGCAGATATGCTCTTTTCTCTGGGTCTATTTCGGCTATCCGGCTTCGGAATATGAAGGGATTAACGTGGAATGCGTCAGGAATAACTGCGGTGCTTGCCTGGCCAGCAACGATAATGTCATCGTTGACCTGGTGGCCGGCATCCCCGACTCCGGCATCGGCCCTGCCATCGGCTACGCCGATGCCAGGAAGATCCCCTTCCGGCGGCCTTTTGTCAAATACACCCCCACCTGGCCCCGCAGCTTCATGCCCCAGGACCAATCTTTGCGGGATCTGGTGGCCAGAATGAAGCTCATACCAGTACGCAAGCTCATTGACGGCAAGCGCCTGCTGTTCTGCGATGACTCGATTGTGCGCGGCACTCAACTCAAGGACAACGTCAACATTCTTTTTGATTACGGCGCCCGCGAAGTTCATATGCGACCATCCTGTCCAACCCTGATCTTTCCCTGCGAGTACCTGAACTTCTCCGCCTCCCGATCAACCCTCGATTTGGTGGGACGCAGTGTCATCAAAGAACTGGAAGGTGCGGAAGATAAGCATCTCGATGACTACGCTGCCGCCGGGTCGGAAAAAAATCTGGCAATGATTGAACTGATCAGGCAGCGGCTGCACCTGACCTCATTAAAATATCAACGCCTCGATGACTTGGTGCAGGCCATCGGCCTGCCCAAGGAACAGCTCTGTACCCACTGCTGGGACGGCTCCAGTTATGATTAA
- a CDS encoding periplasmic heavy metal sensor, whose protein sequence is MTKKIKLLLLLSLLGNVFLGGLIIGRWSHRSLPAAFFGPRRFADVGEQFPAASRELVLATLEKVHQQNRPLHQEMRAAREAAIVVLTAPEFEEQEYRRLAGSLQSLRGRLMNRLVEATIQLANQLDQDDRRLLAELVRRPPYPPGRKYGGYANRWMTDHPVPANDGR, encoded by the coding sequence ATGACGAAAAAAATAAAACTTTTGCTGCTGCTGTCCCTGCTGGGGAATGTGTTTCTGGGTGGTCTGATTATCGGCCGGTGGAGCCACCGGTCACTGCCGGCTGCATTTTTCGGTCCGCGCCGGTTTGCTGATGTTGGCGAACAATTTCCCGCTGCCAGCCGGGAGTTGGTTCTTGCCACCCTTGAGAAGGTGCATCAGCAGAACCGGCCGCTCCATCAGGAGATGCGAGCCGCCAGGGAAGCGGCGATCGTCGTTTTGACGGCGCCGGAGTTTGAGGAGCAGGAGTATCGCCGGCTGGCCGGCAGTCTCCAGTCTCTCCGCGGCCGGCTGATGAACCGGCTGGTTGAGGCAACCATCCAGTTGGCCAACCAGCTGGACCAAGATGATCGTCGGCTCTTGGCGGAACTTGTCCGCCGGCCGCCATATCCGCCGGGTAGAAAGTATGGCGGCTATGCTAACCGGTGGATGACTGATCACCCGGTACCGGCCAATGATGGTCGATGA
- a CDS encoding periplasmic heavy metal sensor, with protein MSKISSSLFVILMLIVGLGVGSSYAMKGTGRPSCDVRADGKQHLLQQMPAEKEMLYHQVMRDAREKSLPLREQIEAQRQEMKEIMIAVQFDEVRWQTAAAKVRALHQQQHEIMQEAVVSLARQFTAEERQILVQLCEHRFQGFAGGHRRSYKKKI; from the coding sequence ATGTCTAAAATTAGTTCATCATTATTTGTAATTCTCATGCTGATTGTTGGCCTTGGTGTCGGATCATCCTATGCCATGAAGGGAACCGGCCGTCCTTCCTGTGATGTCCGTGCTGACGGTAAGCAGCATCTGCTGCAGCAGATGCCGGCGGAGAAGGAGATGCTGTATCATCAAGTCATGCGTGATGCGCGTGAAAAATCCTTGCCCCTGCGGGAACAGATTGAGGCGCAGCGCCAGGAGATGAAAGAGATTATGATCGCTGTGCAGTTTGACGAAGTCCGGTGGCAGACGGCGGCGGCAAAGGTAAGAGCCTTGCACCAGCAGCAGCACGAGATTATGCAGGAGGCGGTCGTCAGTCTTGCCCGGCAGTTCACTGCCGAGGAGCGGCAGATACTGGTTCAGCTGTGTGAGCATCGTTTTCAGGGCTTTGCCGGCGGTCATCGCCGCAGTTATAAGAAGAAGATCTAA